The nucleotide sequence TAAAGAATAAAAATTTAATACTGAATAATTTTTATAATTCTCTAGCACTTATAATTTTAAGTTTTCCTTCTGCTACTGCAGAACACGATGCTGCATCATTTGGCGCAGTACTACTAGCTCCAGTTGTAACATCTAATACGACTTCAAATTCCTGATTTGGCACAGCTGCAGCTCTAAAAGTATGACTTGATAATGTTAATCCAGTAGCAGGATTTTCGATCAAGCCAATGACATTTAAACTATCATCAGCAATACTATGAGATAAAGGCGCCATTACTGCATTAATATTTGCATAGGCAGATGCAGGGCCATCTGTTATTTCAACTTTAGTTCTATACTCATAAGTTAAAGTTACTTCAATTCGTCCAGCTTGGCTTCCTCCAAATGTAACCTTATGACCTATTGCCCCTTCTCCAGTTGCTTTACCTAGCCCGTCAACTGCAGACGATGCAATAAAACTTCCTGTTTGAGTGTCAAAACTAGAACCAGCAATAGCATCAGAAGTGGTTACATTACTATTGCTTTCAGATTTATTAAACGATGGAGGCGTGTAAGTTCTACTCCATTTAGTTCTACCTCTTCTACGAGCTAAAAAAAACACTCCAATTATCAATAAGACGAGTAATAAAAAAATAAGAATATATTGTAGCATAAAACTTCTTTTTAATTGATTATTCAACTAAAGAAGATCAAGTTAATTGCTTAAGAGTCAAGACAGTAATCAAATATACAAAATAATATTAAACTTTAGTTATAGCGAAAATTAAAAAATAGATGAGTGTTTTTTTATAACATTTAAATTAATTGATGGGTATTACAATCTCTAAGTTGTATGATTCAACATCATATACGTAGTGATACGTATTGTTTGATACTATATTTTGTTTTTAAATTTTGATTCCGTACTAAAAATTAATATTACTGAAGCCAAAATAATAAAAGAAGATATAATTAACGACCAATATTGTTTTGGTTCTGAAATATTAGAATAATCAACATTCAAGACACTTATAATACTTGAAATTATTATTAAAATTGATGCTAGGTTTCTTTTAATCATTTTTTATCTATTTGAGTGCTTTCCGCTAATGAATGCCAACGTGTTGTGTATGGTTTCGTTGTATTAGGACTAATTTAGTAAACAAAAACGAACCAGAGGAAATTCCTTAGGATTTTCCGAGTATACACAGAACTAACAATTTTAACCACTGATTTTACTTTAACTGAAAATGTATGTGGTCGTCATGCCTCACAGCTTGGCAACCATGAAATCTTACTTTCTCATTTCTTAAATTCAGTCGATTTTTTAAATGAGGTTCGATAAATAGTTTTTCAACCACATTTTGTTTAAGAATTAGATTTATTAATTCTAGAGTTCCTTTTTCTGAAAACTTTATGTCCTTATTAATTTTTCCAAAAGTTATGTATTTTGGAAAATCGTATTGCCAACTTCCTTTGTTTTTACAAATAGAAATTTGATCGTATTCTTTTTCAGTTGGACTTTCATAAGCTCCATAGCCACTTACTGAAAGTTTTTTGTTAGTGAGTTTTCCATTTTGATTTTCATAAATGAGAGAAACATCTATTTTTTTTCCGTCGTTATGACTCAAATGTGGTAGTAAAGGGAATTTGTCAATAAATGGAAAGTTTGCATCTAGGTAAATCATTTTAATCCCACTATTTCTTTTTTCAAATTCGTTGGCTATTCTACCAATTGCTTTGTTTAATTCAGGTTTAACATAATTTCTATTTGCTAGTTTATAAAAAAATGAATGAGCTTGTAAAAATTCCGTTTCTTTTATTTTTTCACGACCAAAAGTAGGAGCGAGGTTGGGTACAATCAAATATGTCGTAAATAAGTATAATGTTACGAAAATTCCGATTCGCTTTAATCTTCTCTTTTTAGTTTTCTTTTTGATTAGAAGCAAAGAAAACAGATAAATTATTCCACCAATTTGAGTAACAGCAGTTAAAAGGATTATAATTATTATGTGAAGTATGATTTTCAACAGTATGTTCAACTTGTGACTAACGGTTTTGTGTATGATTTCGTTGTGAATTAGGTAACTAATTTAGCAATTTTTTGTACATGTTGTTGCCAAGTAGTGCTTATGTTTTAGAAATCATTTTCCGTCTCGTAATACATTTTCCCGTTTAGTGGAATCATAGTACTTATTGTATAAGAATGAGAAAAAGAAATCTTTTGTAATTCATAAATCTTGTTTATTGTAACTCTGTCCCAATATTCCAATGGAATATTTTCTACAATTCCGAAAATCATTTTATCTCCACCTTGGCATCTTGTATCGACAGAATGTTCTTTAGGAACAAAATCAAGTGTAAAGTCCAATTCTCCATTTTCCTTAAAGTATTTCCATTTTCCAATTCGGTAATAATAGAACACTCGGCAAGCTCCAGCTGTACAGCAATCTATATAAGAACTTATTTTATAATTTCCTTCTGCTGATAAAATTCCATTTGAATTATATTCTTTCCATAAATCAAACTTTAAAAAACTAACATCATTATTTTCAACTGCCATTTTTCCAATTCCGATAACTGTTCCTTTTTTGTTTTTGAGCTCAATCAATGAATCTTTTTCAGGAATTCCATTTTCAAGTTCTCCATAAAGTTTGTCATCTTGAATAAAAACCCGATTCTGATGTAGGTTTTTAGTTCCACAACTAAAAATCAAAATAATTATTATGAGGCTTATCGTTTTGTTCATTCTCGCATTATTTACAACATGTTTGTGTATGGTTAGTTGTGTTAGTTAAGAACTAAGTTAGCAAACAAAAACGAACCAGAGGAAATTTCGAAAGAATTTTCCAAGCAGGCTAGAAGCAGGCAATTAGCTATACACGTTAGGTACTAAAGATAATAAAAGGGCAGAAACGGCTTTCGAAGTTTTAGAGGATGTTACAAAAACATTGATAGAGAATATTTAAATAATATATATAACAAACAACGGTGTAGTAGGAGGTTTCATTTTAATGCCAATCATACCCACAATATCTACATTGCTTAGCTGTTGGGGTTCTTGCTATTCCACCACAATTAGAACACGTATTCAACGCCAATTCATTGAAGTGTTCATTAAAAACCCTTGCTGCTGCATTCTTATGAAATTCTTGAATTCCATTTTTTAATAATTTTAAAACTTCCGGATCACTCGAATTATCCCTTTCATAGGCAATAGTCATTTTCTCAACTCGATCCTTGTATGGTAGAAATTTCACCTGAGCTACATGATGTCTCATGGCTTTTTTCTCTACTTCGTTGTAAAAAGCTGTGCAATAAATTGAAATGTATTCTATAATATCTTCTTTATTTTTCACTCTTATTGCTGGTAACGCCCTGCTAAATGTAGTTCAGTTTTTCAGAATGAAAAGATAATAAATTCTTGAACAATAATTAGAGGAGTTAACTTCGAAATAATCTCGAATTATTGGTTATCAGCTAGCTTCGCGAAACGAAGTGTTTTATTAGATTGAGAATTCAAGAAACAGAATCAAATTGCTTTTATATATTGTTTGGTTATAAAAAACTTCTTACATTTGAGATAGTCCTTTATGCGCTTCAGGACTAAAAATTAATTCCCCTTACATGATTAATTTGTTTGAATAAATAGTGTAGCATGGCTACCTATTTAAGGTATGCTATCATATGTATTTATAATAATTAAAAAGTGTTTATATAATAGATATATACGTAATACGTATATCCAATTGTTAACCACAAGCTGAAAAATGAGAACTACAGAGATTAGAAAAATAATTGCCAAATCAGAAAACGCCGAATGGTTTAATACTATTGAGATATCAATTGAATACCCGAAAATTAATTTTTCCAGACGTTTTAAAGGAGTAAGTTCTATACACAGATTCCTGACCGAACAAGTCAAAGGTTGGGAAAAATATGGTAATAGCATCCCGAACGAATTGTCCAATTCAAAAAGATACTTTATAAATCTAAAATCTCGAATAGAAAATTTTGTCGATTTAAGACAAAATGACCATCAAAGCAATTTAGTTAGTTATTGGAGAAATGAACAAACTCAATTACAAAGCTATAATCAAAATAGTCCATTTTTTACTTACGATTCGCCACAAACCGAATTCCTAATTGATGTTCATAATAAATTCCCTTCTTCTTTTCAAGGAGCTTATCTTTTTACCATTGGTCAACATAGAACAAACAATAGGGACGAGCTGATTGGAGCAATTCTCGCCTATGAATTTGAATTAAAAGACCATACAGAGATTACTCAAAGAAGGGATAAAGAAAAGGCATCAATCAGTAGGTTAAGAAATGATTTTCAAAAACAAATTGTCAAATCAGAAAATGAACTCATCGAGCATCTAACAAATGCCAACAAAGAATATGAAAATTATGCTGGTAAAATAGATGAACTTAAAACCAACAAAGAGACAGCATTTGACGAGTGGTATAGTAAAATTCAGAATAAATTTTCAACATTTGATTCTGATTCAAAAAAGAAAATTTTAAATTTAGAAAACACTTATACAGAGAAACTTAAGCTCGAAAAACCTGCTCGTTATTGGAGCAAAAAATCTTCTAAATATTATAAAGATGCTAAAACTTCAAGAACTATAATTCTGTGGTTAGTTAGTTTATCGGCAATCTTTTTATCAGTATTATTGTTTACATCACCAGATTGGATTTTTCAAAATGTATTTAATGGCAATACAACTGCGATTGTGAGATGGTCTTTAGTTTTCATCACATTAATTTCCTTATTGGCGTATGCAATAAGAGCATTGACCAAAGTTATGTTTAGTTCATTTCATTTGGCAAGAGACGCGGAAGAAAGACATACACTCACTTTCTTTTATTTAGCCTTATTGAACGACACAACTGTAAGTGATGATGATAGGAAATTAATATTACAATCTTTATTTAGCAGAGTTGATACCGGGCTTTTAAAAGAAGATTCAGGACCAACAATGCCGAATGACTTTTTAAGCAAAATAATCAATAAGTAGTCAAAAGTTGAGTTTAAAAGAAAAATCCGAAAAGCTTAAAGAATTGGTTTCCACTTATGATACCAAATGGTTTCTTGGTGATTTATCATTTGTAATTCATAGTGGTAGAGAAAGAGCTTTTGACCAATTAGGTCAACTTTCTTCACCAATGAGACAATTACATTATTTAGCTGGACTTAATGTTTCAACTAATAAAGAAAATGGTGTGGATTATGTTTATAACCAAGAAAAATGAAGAAAGATGAATTAAAGCTAATTGTAACTATTTCAATTGCATTAGCTACATTAATTGGAGTAGTATACATAGCTATACTAGATAAAAGATTTAATTTAACTGATGGATTAAAAGCTATTAGTTTTGGGATAACTATTACAACTTTATTTTGGGCATTTTACTTTTCATATGGATGGAAATGGTGGATGTTAAATAAAATATTTTATCGACCAAACCTAAGTGGTACATGGTCTGGCACATTAAAGTCAGATTGGGAAGATGAAAATGGAGAAAAAGTTGGAGACATAGAGTTTTATCTAGTTATAAGACAAAGCTTTTTAAGAATTCATTTTACAACTTTTACAAATTCGTTTATTGGTATTTCATACTCGGAAACCATGGCTCTTAAAAAAGAAACTGGCCTAAAAAATGTAGCGTACTTGTATCGTAAAGAAACAAGTCAAGATGACAATGAAATTCTTCAAGAGGGAGCTACTGAACTTAGACTAATTGATTCAAATCCTAAAGAATTGGTTGGGAGATATTGGAGCAACCAAAAGACCAATGGAAAGATTAATGTTTCCTTTGTTTCAAGCGAAATTGTAGATTCTTTTAATGATGCTAAATCTTTGAAAAATAATGGGTAACAATATATTTATTCGATTAGATGTAGACAATGCAGGCGACAGCATTGAATTAGCTTTGTTAGAATCTGACCCTAAGAAAGCTCAGCACGTGCATGATATGATTCAAGAAAACATCAACTTAATCGTAGATATGATTCAAGAAAAGCATACAAGAGTAGTACTTATGAAAGGGTCTGACGATATTTTATTCTCTGTTAATAAAAATGAATTCGATATAAATTTCTTAAAAAAAGTCAAATCGGAATTTAAATTGAGAACAGGCTTCTCTATTAGTATTGGAGTTGGGTCAACTATAACTCAATGCTTGTTGAACTTACGAATTGCAAAAGTATCAGGAAAAGATAAAATAGTAGAAAGTAAAAACAGATAACAATGTGTATTGTGCATAGCACCCTTTGGGATGCTACGACACCATACACGGAACGTTATCAGCAATTAAATTTTAAAATGATAGATTGGTTAAATAACAAATACGATATAGCTTTAGAAACAGATCAATTAAAAGAGATTCAAAATTTTACATTGCTCTGGAATATTTTTGAAAATTTAATATTTGAAACAAGATTCTCTGTTAATCAAATCGAAGATAAATTAGCAGATATTAATTTAGATCAAGAAATAATAAGTGAAACATTTGATTATTGTAAAAATCGATATATAAACAACAATGAAACAAACGAGAGATTTGAATATTTATATTTAAGAAATAATGATAATCCAGATTTAGTGAGAGAAACACTTATATCTGATAACCCTACAGACTTAAATAAAGTGAAAGTAGTTGTAACAATTGTATCTCGTTTTAGAAATAATCTTTTTCATGGTATTAAAGACTTCAAAAAACTTCATCTTCAAAAAGAAAACTTTGAAATGTCAAACAAATTACTTCAATCAATTCTAAATTCTAATAATTATACTTAATGCTCATAGTCAACAAAATACAATTCATTGAAGCTAATTTCGATTCTGAACAGGAATTAGAAGACGTAGTAATTGAAAACTACGAATTAATATTTGGGTCAAATTCAATTTTTCTTCCTAAAAAGAAAATAAAAACCTCAGATGGATCGGGAACAATTCCAGATGGCTTCGCAATTGATCTTGAATCAAGATCTTGGTATCTGATGGAAGCTGAACTTGCTAAACATAGTGTATGGTCTCATATAGCTCCTCAAGTCAGCAAGCAGGTAATAGCTGCAGCTCAACTTGAATCAAAACAACAAATAATAGAATTAGCGATAAAGCAATTCGAGACAGATGATAACACAAAAGAAAAATTTAGAGACTTAGAAATAAGAGATATCCATATTCGAAAAGAATTAGCAGAAATATTAGAACAAGAACCTATAATTGCAATACCTATAGACAGAATAACGGAAGATTTAAAACAATGGGCAGAAACTTTAAAATTCCAAGTAAAACTATGGTTAATCAATAAGTTCGTTGAATTCGGAAATGAAACAAATATTGGATATCAATTCCCAGATGAAAACAGACCAGATATTGATACCTCAACTAGTAGTTCAAATGGTAAAAAGAAAATAGCAACTTACAATGTTAAACTTTCAGATTTAATAGAAGAAGACATATTAAATGTTGGAGACGAATTAATAATGTCCTACAAAGCAAGAGATGGTAAAAGAAAAAAGTACACAGCTATAATTCTAGAAAATGGCTCACTAGAAGTATTGGGTAAAACCTTTACGTCGTTAAGCTACGCAGCAATGTGTGGTATTAAAGATGCAGGAAGCACAAGAAGAACAGTAAATGGATGGAGTTCATGGAAATTCAAAGGAAAAAAACTCAAACAAATTCGAAGAGAATATTTAGAAATGAAAAATAGTTAATAACATATGATTATGATGGCATACCCTTTGGTACGCCACATATCATAATCTCGTTATAAAACCTAATTTTTCTTTACCGCTGGTGTTGAATATGCAGGAGGTCTTACCTTAATTTCTCCTTGTAATTGCAATAATCGTAATGCCTCTTTTACAGCGCGTTCTAATTGAGGGTCTCTACCAGTGTTTAATGCTTTAGCATCTTGACGCACAGCAATATCTGGAGCTACACCTTCATTTTCTGCTACCCATTTGTTATTAATAGGATCAAACACCGCATTGTCTGGTGCGGTTAATGAGCCTCCATCTATTAAAGCATAATGTGTAGACGATTTTACCAAACCACCCCAGGTGGTTGCACCAATTAGTGGCCCTGCATTTTGTTGGCGAAATACCCAAGGAAAGAAATCTCCTCCAGAACCTGCAAGCTCATTAATTAATAACACTTTTGGTCCTAAAATACCAGCAGGCAAACGCATTGGTTTTGTTTGTCCGTTAGGAACTTCATTAGTTAATCCGGCTCTAAGACTTCTCGTCATTAAATCTACCATATAATCATCTAGTAAACCACCACCATTAAAACGCTCATCAATAACAGCACCTTGTTTATCTTGTTGTGCAAAGTAATAACGATTAAAAGAGACAAACCCTGGGCCTCCAGTATTTGGTACCCAGATATAGGCTAATTTTCCGTTAGAAAGCTTATCGACCAAACGTCTGTTATCTTCTACCCAGGCACGTTGACGCAATGCATTTTCACTACGAATAGGTTCTACGATCTCCTTCCAGGAATCTTTAAAATTGGCAACTTTATTAATGTGTAAAATCGTTTGCTGCCCTGCTGTACCATCTAAAAATTGATAAGGGTCGTCATTAGCAGTCAACTCTTTCCCATTAATACCAACAAGATAATAACCTTCTTCTATTTTTAACTCAGGACGATCTAAGGGGCTAGATAACCCAGGATTCCAACTTTCGGTTGTATAAATACGTGTTATTTTCCAACGGTTTTTATCAGCAACCAAATCGGCACCTAATAAACCAATCGTACTGCGATCTACTCTTGGGAAATCACCACCACGAACAAAACTATGTCCTACAGATAACTCACCATTCATTTGATCTAAAATGTAATTTAGGTCACTACGGTGTTTTACAAAAGGAATTAATGGAGCGTAACGCTTGTATACT is from Flavobacteriaceae bacterium and encodes:
- a CDS encoding mCpol domain-containing protein; its protein translation is MGNNIFIRLDVDNAGDSIELALLESDPKKAQHVHDMIQENINLIVDMIQEKHTRVVLMKGSDDILFSVNKNEFDINFLKKVKSEFKLRTGFSISIGVGSTITQCLLNLRIAKVSGKDKIVESKNR